GAGGGTGTGTTCAGTGCTGAGGCTTCAAGATAGGTCCCCAGCagcccttcccactgccctcccagAGGAGTCAAGCTTCCGGGCAGGACACAGTGCTGGGAGAGGTGTCAAACTCACCCCCTGGCCATCTCAGTGCCAACACTACATGCATATACCTCCTGCCCACAGGCAGAGAACTCAAAGAATTCTGTAAACAGCACTGCCAGGTCATACCACGTCACAGGGTAGAATTTCAGGGGCTCTGTCCCATCCCGTGTTTGGGATGTGCAGACATCTGGGTTGTCTGAGCCAGCCCTGTTTATGCCTGTCATCCCAGTGTAACTGTTGTAGCATtgcctttcactctcaaaagtgtcccagTTTGAATGGTCAATTCCAGGATTACCTTGCCCTTAGCCACCAGGGGCACCTCCTTGTCATCCTCTTAGAGATCAACTCTGAGGGACCCAGAAACTGCCTTTGTCCAACACTCAGCACTCCGTGGAATAATCCTCATTTCTGTTTCATTCCAGGTGCATAGCGTAATGTCCATGTTGTTCTACACTCTGATCACAGCTCTTTTGATCGGCATACAGGCAGAACCACACACCAAGAGCAATGTCCCAGCAGGACACGACGTCCCGCAAGCCCACTGGACTAAACTTCAGCATTCTCTTGACACAGCCCTCCGCAGAGCCCACAGTGCCCCAGCTGGGGCGATAGCCGCCAGGGTGGCAGGGCAGACCCGCAACATCACCGTGGAccccaaactttttaaaaagaggcgACTGCGTTCACCCCGCGTGCTATTcagcacccagcccccacccgTGGCTGCAGACACTCAGGATCTGGACTTGGAGGCCAATCGTGCTGCCTCCTTCAACAGGACTCACAGGAGCAAGCGGTCAGCACCATCCCATCCCATCTTCCACCGGGGGGAGTTCTCTGTGTGCGACAGCGTCAGCGTGTGGGTTGCGGACAAGACCACCGCCACGGACATCAAGGGCAAGGAAGTGATGGTGCTGGGAGAGGTGAACATTAACAACAGTGTATTCAAACAGTACTTTTTTGAGACCAAGTGCCGGGACCCCAATCCTGACGAGAGCGGGTGCCGGGGCATCGACTCGAAGCACTGGAACTCGTATTGTACCACAACCCACACCTTCGTCAGGGCGCTGACCATGGATGGCAAGCAGGCTGCCTGGCGGTTTATTCGGATCGacacagcctgtgtgtgtgtgctcagcaGGAAGGCGGGGAGAAGAGCCTGACCTGCAcgacagcccccaccctccccagctccccacccactCTCCTGCGCCCCTCCCTACCTCAAcctgtaaattattttaaattataaaaactgcATGGTAATTTATAGtttatacagttttaaaaaaatcattatttattaaatttttggaAGCAGCCTGTGTGCCAGCCCTCCAGTCATTCTGTCCGGTGTGACGATCTGCCAGTCCTGGGACGGGTGCTGTGGGGAGAATGGTCCACAGCATCCGCTGGCTCCCTCTCGGGGCCACCTGTAACCCTCACACTCCCAACCCCCACAGCCCGCCCTGCAACTTCAGGGAAGGCTAACTGGGTTCAGATATTAGCCTAAGCCAGGCGTGATTAGGAAGGGAAATCAGCTGGATTGCAACTTTGTTCTGCATTCCAGAGGCAAAGCTACCTAATCCTTGGATTACCTGCCCCACAGCCTGGGTCTGTGAGCCTTGATTGCTTCACTCCAGGAAGCTTGTGGAGTCACATCAGAAGGCAGATCCCTGCTGGGCACAGGGCTGCCCCGACCTCAGAGAGCCCAGGCTGGGTCCTGGAGGGACTCACTAGATAGCTAGGAGGAGACTTATACCAAAGACCTACTGAGGCTGGCCCGTTTTTTCAGGGGGAGATCTGCTTTTTGCTGAAAAGCTCTGTGAAAGAGTTGTAACAAAATAATCCCATGAGGCCTGTCACGGTAGATCTGATTTCATGTTAAGATTGCCTTAGTTCTAACGGCTGGCCCTCAATTTATCCCCCAGTGGCTTCCTGCAGAAAGACTTCATTACCCAAGAAAACATAAAGGCCTCCAACACTCTTGCCACCCATTAACAGCCCCACAGCAACTTCCAATGGCCCCAGCGTGGGCCTAGAATCggagaagacagagacagggcAGAAAAGAACTTTTTTATTCCTAACTGAGTGATTGTCACAAATGGCCAAAGGTGGATGGGGTCATGGGATCTGTGGAGGGGGGGTGaaatgggggagaaaaagcaaagatgaGTGAGAACCAACAACCggggaagggcagaggagaggtggACCAAGCCAAAAGGGAACTCGACTTTCTGCTCCTCCCCAAACGGAGGACACTAAACAAGGGAGAGACAGGAGAGCAGAGGACAGGGAGCACAGAGTAGAAAGAGGTGGAAGGTGTGTCATCTACCACCATCAGCATCCCTGGGCCTCCAAGAAATCCAATACCCTGAGCAGTTTCCCCTTTTCTGAgaaggagtggggggaggggattctCACCAACATCGACTGTATAAGGAGAGTCTTAAACCTGGAGGTTACAGGGACTCCAGGGTACAGCCTGGAGCAGCGTTAAGCTGCTACCTTCCCCTGcaacatttttgtttgtgtttttgttttgtcctttgtATTTTCCCAGAAGGCACAAGTCCCCCTcctaccccacacacacacacacacacacacacacacacacacacacaaagcacttAAGCACTTACACTGAGATGGAAATTTTGCTTTCCTACCCACACCCTTCCCCCCCAGGGTAAATGCCTTAC
This region of Camelus ferus isolate YT-003-E chromosome 9, BCGSAC_Cfer_1.0, whole genome shotgun sequence genomic DNA includes:
- the NGF gene encoding beta-nerve growth factor isoform X1, coding for MSGPQDPYGLAPPLGQSRVLARSRAVHGAGWHAGPKLSSVSGPNNGFSKGAAFCPGHTEVHSVMSMLFYTLITALLIGIQAEPHTKSNVPAGHDVPQAHWTKLQHSLDTALRRAHSAPAGAIAARVAGQTRNITVDPKLFKKRRLRSPRVLFSTQPPPVAADTQDLDLEANRAASFNRTHRSKRSAPSHPIFHRGEFSVCDSVSVWVADKTTATDIKGKEVMVLGEVNINNSVFKQYFFETKCRDPNPDESGCRGIDSKHWNSYCTTTHTFVRALTMDGKQAAWRFIRIDTACVCVLSRKAGRRA
- the NGF gene encoding beta-nerve growth factor isoform X2 — its product is MSMLFYTLITALLIGIQAEPHTKSNVPAGHDVPQAHWTKLQHSLDTALRRAHSAPAGAIAARVAGQTRNITVDPKLFKKRRLRSPRVLFSTQPPPVAADTQDLDLEANRAASFNRTHRSKRSAPSHPIFHRGEFSVCDSVSVWVADKTTATDIKGKEVMVLGEVNINNSVFKQYFFETKCRDPNPDESGCRGIDSKHWNSYCTTTHTFVRALTMDGKQAAWRFIRIDTACVCVLSRKAGRRA